In one Moritella sp. 5 genomic region, the following are encoded:
- a CDS encoding FAD-binding and (Fe-S)-binding domain-containing protein yields MSDPYHILISKLRQSIDEKRIITDPTLTLAYGTDASFYRLIPKLILQLANLDEVVLVIKTCYDMAIPVTFRAAGTSLSGQALSDSVLIMLTSDWREHKVLNNGEQIWLQPGIIGAEANKILAPYQRKIGPDPASINTCKIGGIAANNSSGMCCGTAQNSYQTLAGMTVVLADGTVLNTLDNYSVAQFKMSHSEMLDDLTKLAQACKDNTALADKISHKYRLKNTTGYSLNSLTDYSDPIDILQHLFIGSEGTLGFIADVTYNTVIDHSFKATGLYLFADIEQTCLAVSALANTSIAAVELMDNRALNSVADKPGMPDFITQLAAEHNTEAAALLVEIHAENETSLNQQIAEISTLINQFNPTEAVEFSTDTKIYNQLWAIRKELFPAVGAVREVGTTVIIEDVAFPIEQLAAAVRDLEILFKKYHYDEAIIFGHALAGNLHFVFTQAFETEKEINRYSGFMDDVAQLVAVEYQGSLKAEHGTGRNMAPYVELEWGSEGYALMQEIKRIFDKTGILNPGVILNDNKNSHITDLKIMPAADDIIDKCIECGFCEPVCPSRELSLTPRQRNTVYREISRLQRSQDDPSRLAELEKSFKYLGIDTCAATGLCAERCPVDINTGDLIRKLRQQHSPIANVIARWSSDHFAGLTTATQAGLSVANGIHTVLGSKAMRTVTKTTRKLSGGAVPLWTPSMPKAAGKVKLLASDGLAHKKVVYFPSCAARNMGTAKNAMDNRPLAEVTQAVLQKAGIEVVMPSKLSEKCCGMPYKSKGFVDTALSKSAQLEAALWEASEQGKLPILMDTSPCASTSIELMTKDISIYEPFRFVAEFVMQHVDIIPQPEPVMLHITCTSRKQGLAGVMEKVSRACAQQVIIPEDIQCCGFAGDKGFTTPELNASALSPLARQVPSNCSEGYSNSRTCEIGLSEHSGIEYRSILYLVDKVSEKRVS; encoded by the coding sequence ATCCCAGTGACCTTCCGCGCAGCAGGCACTAGCTTATCAGGACAAGCCTTGTCAGATTCAGTACTGATCATGCTTACCTCTGATTGGCGCGAACATAAAGTATTAAACAACGGCGAACAGATCTGGTTACAACCAGGCATTATCGGAGCCGAAGCGAATAAGATCTTAGCCCCTTACCAACGTAAGATCGGTCCAGATCCAGCCTCTATCAACACCTGTAAAATTGGTGGTATTGCTGCAAACAATTCATCAGGTATGTGTTGTGGTACTGCGCAAAACAGTTACCAAACCTTAGCCGGTATGACAGTTGTACTAGCCGACGGTACGGTACTGAATACCTTAGACAATTACAGTGTTGCACAGTTTAAAATGAGTCATAGCGAGATGCTTGATGATCTGACTAAACTAGCGCAAGCATGTAAAGACAATACCGCATTGGCAGACAAGATCAGCCACAAATATCGCCTTAAAAACACCACTGGTTATAGCCTTAACTCATTAACCGATTACAGCGATCCAATTGATATATTACAGCATTTGTTTATTGGCTCGGAAGGCACATTAGGCTTCATTGCCGACGTTACTTATAATACGGTAATCGATCATAGCTTTAAAGCCACAGGTCTGTATTTGTTTGCCGATATTGAACAAACCTGTTTAGCCGTAAGCGCACTTGCTAACACCAGCATTGCAGCTGTAGAGTTAATGGATAACCGCGCCTTAAATTCAGTTGCAGACAAACCTGGTATGCCAGACTTTATTACCCAACTTGCCGCTGAACATAATACCGAAGCCGCAGCATTATTGGTTGAAATCCACGCTGAAAACGAAACATCGTTAAATCAACAAATCGCTGAAATCAGCACTTTGATTAATCAATTCAATCCTACTGAAGCGGTTGAGTTTAGTACCGATACCAAGATCTATAATCAATTATGGGCAATCCGTAAAGAGCTATTCCCCGCAGTGGGCGCGGTACGTGAAGTGGGTACAACCGTAATCATCGAAGATGTTGCCTTCCCTATTGAACAATTGGCCGCAGCGGTACGTGACTTAGAGATCCTATTTAAAAAATACCATTATGATGAAGCAATCATCTTTGGTCATGCGTTAGCAGGTAATTTACACTTTGTATTTACCCAAGCATTCGAAACAGAAAAAGAGATTAATCGTTACAGTGGTTTCATGGACGATGTGGCCCAGTTAGTCGCAGTCGAATATCAAGGTTCATTAAAAGCCGAACATGGTACCGGCCGTAACATGGCTCCGTATGTCGAGCTTGAATGGGGCAGCGAAGGTTATGCCTTGATGCAAGAGATCAAACGCATCTTTGATAAAACAGGGATTTTAAACCCTGGCGTGATCTTAAATGATAATAAAAATAGCCACATCACCGATTTAAAAATCATGCCAGCAGCAGATGATATTATTGATAAGTGTATTGAATGTGGTTTCTGTGAACCGGTTTGCCCGTCACGAGAATTATCGTTAACGCCCCGACAACGTAATACCGTATACCGTGAGATCAGCCGCTTACAGCGTAGCCAAGACGACCCATCACGTCTGGCCGAATTAGAGAAATCATTTAAATATTTAGGTATTGATACCTGCGCCGCAACAGGTTTATGTGCAGAGCGCTGCCCTGTGGATATTAATACTGGTGACCTGATCCGTAAGTTACGCCAACAACACTCCCCAATCGCCAATGTTATCGCGCGTTGGAGTAGCGATCACTTTGCAGGGTTAACCACTGCCACACAAGCTGGACTTAGTGTGGCTAACGGTATTCATACTGTTTTAGGGTCCAAGGCAATGCGTACTGTGACCAAAACCACCCGTAAACTCAGTGGCGGCGCAGTACCATTATGGACGCCGAGCATGCCGAAAGCAGCAGGTAAAGTGAAGTTATTAGCAAGTGATGGTCTGGCGCATAAAAAAGTCGTCTACTTCCCAAGTTGTGCAGCACGTAATATGGGCACTGCGAAGAATGCCATGGATAACCGCCCACTTGCTGAAGTGACGCAAGCTGTATTACAAAAAGCTGGTATCGAAGTAGTTATGCCAAGCAAGTTATCAGAAAAATGCTGTGGTATGCCGTATAAGAGTAAAGGTTTTGTGGATACTGCCTTGAGCAAATCAGCGCAGTTAGAAGCCGCATTATGGGAAGCATCAGAGCAAGGTAAATTACCGATATTAATGGATACTAGCCCGTGTGCGAGTACCAGTATTGAGCTGATGACCAAAGACATCTCGATTTATGAACCATTCCGCTTTGTGGCTGAGTTCGTGATGCAGCATGTTGATATTATCCCGCAACCAGAGCCTGTGATGTTGCATATTACCTGTACCTCACGTAAGCAAGGTTTAGCGGGTGTAATGGAAAAAGTCAGTCGTGCTTGTGCACAACAAGTGATTATTCCAGAAGATATTCAATGTTGTGGTTTTGCTGGTGATAAAGGCTTTACTACGCCAGAGCTTAACGCATCGGCCTTGTCACCATTAGCACGTCAAGTACCGAGTAATTGCAGTGAAGGTTATTCGAATAGCCGTACTTGTGAGATTGGTTTATCAGAGCACAGTGGTATTGAATATCGCTCGATATTGTATCTGGTAGATAAAGTAAGTGAAAAACGTGTTAGTTAG
- a CDS encoding GNAT family N-acetyltransferase → MEIAAYSPQYLPALRALYMASRTSTFTWLECSGYQLTDFDTDTTDEAIYLAVTGDKVLGFISVDEPDNFIHHLFVADDAQGMGVGSKLLTMLTELNGRPQTLKCMVKNENAKQFYLAKGFVEIGKGTGTVGDYLVLRNK, encoded by the coding sequence ATGGAAATAGCAGCTTACTCACCGCAATATTTACCGGCTTTACGTGCGCTTTATATGGCATCAAGGACATCTACTTTTACTTGGCTGGAATGCAGTGGCTATCAGTTAACGGACTTTGATACGGATACTACCGATGAAGCTATTTATTTAGCCGTTACTGGTGATAAGGTTCTGGGGTTTATTAGCGTTGATGAACCGGACAATTTCATCCATCACTTGTTTGTTGCCGATGATGCGCAGGGTATGGGCGTTGGTTCTAAATTACTCACTATGCTGACAGAGCTGAATGGTCGACCGCAGACGTTGAAATGCATGGTCAAGAATGAAAACGCCAAGCAGTTTTATCTTGCTAAAGGGTTTGTTGAGATAGGTAAGGGTACTGGGACTGTGGGAGATTATTTAGTGTTACGAAATAAATAA
- the catB gene encoding type B chloramphenicol O-acetyltransferase, whose translation MNNYFESPFVGKSLKEQVTNPNIIVGEHSYYSGYYHNHSFDDCARYLLPDRTDVDKLIIGSYCSIGSGAVFMMAGNQGHRHQWVSTFPFFYQGNENFADAKDGFQRAGDTVIGNDVWIGTEAMIMSGVRVGDGAIIASRAVVTKDVKPYSIVGANPAKHIRYRFTEQQIAILLEIQWWTWTEELLKGAMPFMCSEDIDGLHRYWQNQVRS comes from the coding sequence TTGAACAATTATTTTGAAAGCCCGTTTGTGGGTAAATCGCTAAAAGAACAGGTGACAAACCCAAATATTATTGTTGGTGAACACAGTTATTATTCTGGCTATTATCATAATCATAGCTTTGATGATTGCGCGCGTTATTTATTACCTGATCGCACTGACGTTGATAAGCTAATTATCGGCAGTTACTGTTCTATTGGTTCGGGTGCAGTGTTTATGATGGCGGGTAATCAAGGCCATCGACATCAGTGGGTCAGCACTTTTCCGTTCTTCTATCAAGGTAATGAAAACTTTGCAGATGCAAAAGACGGCTTTCAACGTGCAGGTGATACTGTGATTGGTAATGACGTTTGGATTGGCACCGAAGCGATGATCATGAGTGGTGTTAGAGTGGGTGACGGTGCTATTATTGCCAGCCGCGCTGTGGTGACGAAGGACGTTAAACCTTATTCTATCGTCGGAGCAAACCCAGCTAAACACATTCGTTATCGTTTTACCGAGCAGCAAATTGCGATATTACTCGAGATCCAATGGTGGACGTGGACGGAAGAACTGCTGAAAGGTGCAATGCCGTTTATGTGTTCAGAAGATATCGACGGATTACACCGTTATTGGCAAAACCAAGTTCGTAGTTAG
- a CDS encoding GNAT family N-acetyltransferase: MFTLNVDPDLQLAIVQPSFARRYLDIVTAERAYLSKWLPWATNANNEAFFLEFVRKSLQGYAEGKSMSCALVYQHTVVGSISFNHIDQDLKKVVVGYWLSEKYQGMGIVTKAVSFLIEYAFSELSMDKVEICAAVDNIASRRVCERLNMALEGIISNAENVNGEIVDHAIYGIHRTDLR; encoded by the coding sequence ATGTTCACATTAAATGTTGATCCAGACTTACAATTAGCGATTGTGCAGCCGTCATTCGCTCGTCGTTATTTAGATATTGTTACGGCGGAACGTGCGTATTTATCAAAATGGCTACCGTGGGCGACTAATGCTAATAATGAAGCCTTCTTTCTTGAGTTTGTCCGTAAATCCTTGCAAGGATATGCAGAAGGTAAGTCGATGAGTTGTGCGTTGGTTTATCAGCATACCGTGGTGGGTAGTATCAGTTTTAACCATATTGATCAAGATCTTAAAAAAGTTGTGGTTGGCTATTGGTTAAGTGAGAAATACCAAGGCATGGGCATAGTGACGAAAGCGGTGAGTTTTTTAATTGAATACGCATTCTCTGAGTTAAGCATGGACAAAGTCGAGATATGTGCCGCTGTCGACAATATCGCAAGTCGTCGGGTATGCGAACGTTTGAATATGGCGTTAGAAGGCATTATTAGTAACGCTGAAAACGTTAATGGCGAGATAGTCGATCATGCGATTTACGGTATTCACCGTACAGATCTACGTTAA
- a CDS encoding helix-turn-helix domain-containing protein: MITNRVITKDIIINIHASLGSRLKTARSKKGWSLDKTSQYTGVSKAMLGQIERGESSPTVVRLWNIANGFELPLSYFLTDFAQTQPANKPINKLDNSEQDIHIVTLFPYDALTKIEVFQITLDPQRSHISAPHNTGVVEHIIAVDGAMEYFLTLTPAGIEQEWHILKQGESVKFNADQQHGYRNMTGKPVTIHNIISYTQA; this comes from the coding sequence GTGATTACAAACAGAGTTATCACAAAGGACATTATTATCAATATTCATGCATCTTTAGGCTCGCGTCTTAAAACTGCGCGTAGTAAAAAAGGCTGGAGTTTAGACAAAACCAGTCAATACACTGGCGTATCAAAAGCCATGCTAGGCCAAATTGAGCGCGGTGAATCAAGCCCAACCGTGGTGCGATTATGGAATATTGCCAATGGTTTTGAGTTACCACTTTCTTACTTTTTGACTGATTTTGCACAAACACAGCCAGCCAATAAACCGATAAATAAATTGGACAATAGTGAGCAAGATATTCACATCGTGACACTATTTCCTTATGACGCACTGACTAAGATTGAAGTATTCCAGATCACGTTAGATCCACAGCGATCGCATATTTCGGCACCGCATAATACGGGTGTGGTCGAGCATATTATTGCCGTTGATGGGGCAATGGAATATTTTTTAACGCTGACTCCCGCTGGCATTGAACAGGAATGGCATATTTTGAAGCAAGGGGAGAGTGTTAAGTTTAATGCTGACCAGCAGCACGGTTACCGTAATATGACGGGAAAGCCTGTGACAATCCACAATATTATTAGTTATACCCAAGCCTAA